cacgtgCAGCGCGGTGCTGGGAAAGGCGGAAGTGTGTGATGGGTGCACGGCTGCTTTCAAAAGCGAAACCCTGCCTGTATgcagggctgggatgtggggcacTGCCCGGCCGCACTGCAGGGTCAGTGCGTTGTGGCATGGCTCAATGGGCACCAGAAGGTCCTGAGAAcatggctgtggggctgggctccTGCTGAGGGTGCAGGGATGCAGTGTGCAGGACAGGGATGCCAGAAGGGCCCAGGGCAATGCTCCCATCCCGTTGTGCTCGTGTTGCAGAGCTCTGGCACTGCCCTGCCACGAGAGCACCAACATGGGCTACCAGCCTTCTGGAGCAGGGCCCATGAGGCAGCAGGATCCccagagcagggctcagcagggcCAGGGCTACAGCTCTGCGGGCTGCGCcagacagctctgcagcagggctccGGGCCCAGCTGAGAGGCCCCGGCAGGAAGGCCTGGCTTGCTCGGGAGGGACCTGCGCTGCCAGCCAGGAGGTCGCTATTCCTCCTGGCAGTGGCACACAGCAGTGGCATAGAGCAGATGAGGAAGGGCAACCTGTTCAAAGACTTAATGAAAACTCCAGGGATGGCTGCTTGGCACCTTCCATCAGTAACATACAGCAGGGATGTGAATCCTGCCCTCAGCCACTGCAGGTCCTTACAGAGTACAGGAACAGACAGGTGCAGGAGGTGACTCAGGCCCGTGCTACGATGTCTCTTGTTTCAGAGGGAGCTCTTTACCATGTGTCCTCATCCCACCCACAACAGAGGTGTCCTCAGAAGAGGAGATCCTACCAGCAAGCGCAGGGTGAGAGTCAGCTTATGCCAGTTTCCTTATCAAAACATCTGTGCAAAGGCTGTGAATTTGTGTGGAGATACATCCATGTACAGTTATCATCTGAATGTCTgtgactgttttccttttctgtccttttccacTTGTAACTCGCCCCACGAGTTTCTCTACAGCTCTCTCCCGCATTGCACACTGGGGGCAGGGGCGGAGTGAGCGAACGGCCgggtgctgctcagctgcctgccgGGTGAAACCACAGCGTGTGGCAGTGTGCCTGCACCTGTGTGCCTGTGGGACACGCGGTCCTTGTTATCCTTccactgctgtgcagcagtcATGGGAGAGTCAAGCTCGTCTCCATGAGCTTTCCCactgtttctgttgtttcccCCATGCCATGGGGGAAGGCTGATAGACTCAGGTAGAGGAGCCAGGGCTGGAAGTGAGTTTGCACACAGATTAGGGGTTTTAATAAAGAAGAGATACTCATAAGGAAagagttacagaaaataattttgaaaaagctgaCAAGCTGTTGTGTTGCAGGTGCAGCAAGGAGAATGGAACAGTTTGCTACTGTTCTGCAGTGCCAGGCAGGGAGAGGTGATGCTGTCAAGGCCAGGGCCAGCCATTCCTGGGAACAGTGGTTCCTGTTCCAGCCATGTCCCCAGGGCCTGCTCACAGCGATGTTCCCATCGCGCTGACACCAACGTCGTCATAGCCCATGTCATCAGGGGGCTGTGCCACGGCATCCCCAGTGTGGCTAGAGGGGAACACCTCTGGCACGGCCATAGCATCATCGTAGCCATgcgaggggctgtgctggggctgggcaggggggTCTGCGGGAGACAAGGAGGGGCCGGTGGTGAAGACACAGCCAGGAGGGGCTGCGTGCCCTTGCCTCCCCATCTGCGCTGTTTGGCTACTTCCACATGGATATGTGCCCAGTGCCTTTCTGTAATCACAGTGCGCCTCTGTGCCTGTGCCCCTACCTGGGGACACCTGGACGTCACTCTCCTCTGCGCCATCACTGGGGTGATCTGACAGCTTTGTTCCTGAGCCTTTGGACAGGGAGcctggaggggaggaagggTGTTGTGGATGTGATAGGGGATGGGGGCTGTCCCAGGCTCTGGGGACCATCCTGCTCCCACCTGTACTGCTGGGCACCTCCTGGTACTCGGGCATCAGGCTGTAGTCAAGCTCCTCATACACAACCTCGGAGGCAGCATCCTTGCTGGGGCCTGCAAGGCAGCGTGCATGGCACTGGTGTCCCCGATGTCTCAAAGGCGCTGCCCTGTGGTGGAGAACCCCCAGAGTGGTGCCCACCTTGGCACTGGGCTCGTGCACGGTGTGCCTGCACAGCCAGGGCAGCCAGGGCCAGGGACAGCAGTGTCCCCAGGATCACGCAGAGCACCATGAGTGCTGACATGCTCCTTGGTGCCTCTGCCAACAGGACAGCGCTGTGGgtgagagctgtggggcagtgaTGGGAAGTGTGAGGCCCCGTGGGGATCCCATGGCAGCGGTTAGAGGACAGTGAGCATGGACAGAGCCATTTGTTGAGGTGACTTTGTCCTTGCGGCTTCtacctggggctgggctggtggCCTCACTCCTGTCCCTGGTGTCCTCTTCACATGCAATGTAGGTGATCCCGGTGGGGTCAcattcctgcagctgccagggcGCCGAGGGGCAGCGCCAGAGCGAGCGGGCCCCCTCCTCACAACTCACCCAGCTCAGCCAGGCAGGATCTGAGCCCTGTGCAGGGACAGCCTCCAGACTCCCCCCTGTGCCGCATCCCAGCTGGTGGCAGACGGCAGCAGCCGTGGCGAGGCTGGTGCCATTTGCGCAAACATGACCCCATGCCCCCTCATGCAGCACTTCCAGGTACcctctgcatctgctgcttccCCCTGTCAGCTGCAGGTCCAGCAGCCCTGCAACGAGGTCAGGGGATCACTGAACCCTGAGAGTGGTGGGACTGCTCCCATCCAGAGGGATGGTGACACTCACCTGAGCACACGGCGCCTGCACTGCCGCCATGCTTGCAGCCACGCTGCAGAGGGGCCAGGCAGTGCCAGAGAGCATCCTCCATCCCGGAGCAGCCCCCGGCACCCAGCCACAGTGTCCCACTGCCAGGCCCAAAGCGCTCAGAGCCGGGTGCCTCCAGGGCCCATCCGCAGCCCAGCTGGCGGCAGACGACGGTGGCATCCTGTAGGGTCCATGTGTCCTGGCAGATGGTGCCCCAGGTGCCCTCACTGTACACCTCCACCCTGCCGGCGCAGCGCCCGGGGcctcctgccagcctcagctTCCGGCTGCCTGCATGGGAGGGTTGGGCTGGTTCTGGGGATGGTAGCGTGATGCCCACCGCCCTTCCCATGCACTCACCTGAGCAGGCAATGGCCAACTCCTCGGGGCTGCGGCTGGGCTCTGTGGCCATCCTGGAAGTGTTACAGTGTGCCAGGAGCTCCTCGGTGCCAACACAgcgcagctcctgcagctccatggggcCCGAGATGGTGGCTGGCACAGCATAGATTTTCTCAGGCACACCGCAGCCCAGCTGCCGGCATGCCACAGTGGCAGTGCCAttgtcccacagccccacagacacATGGGCCCAGACACCTGGGTGCGTGGCCAACTCCAGCCGTCCGTCGCACCAGCTCTCCCCACCATGGAGTCGCAGGGGCTCAGTGACACCTGCAACAGCCATGTTGTGCCGTGAGAATGGGCAGTGCTACCAACCTGCTGGGGATCCCCACAGTCCCCACACCCACCTGAGCAGTTGATGGCAGCGGTGTGCCCGGGGGGGCAGGCgggctgccccagcacctccatggGGCACTCGCCTGGGTGCCGCTCGCTCCCACTACAGCTGAAGGCATCGTGGAGcagtgtccctgtccctgtcccaaA
This Numida meleagris isolate 19003 breed g44 Domestic line unplaced genomic scaffold, NumMel1.0 unplaced_Scaffold351, whole genome shotgun sequence DNA region includes the following protein-coding sequences:
- the LOC110391332 gene encoding antigen WC1.1-like isoform X3, yielding MMMPARVLGLLLCVQLCMGSEVLRLVDGGGRCAGRVEGKGRIWLHPTFCDGTETTLQDCSNFGWGKHFCGHEWDVGVICTEALELRLVDGRGPCEGRVEVKLRGRWGTVYDNAWNMNDAEVVCQQLGCGSAADTKFTWRVSQVSHPIMMSFVNCNGNEKAIWDCSIKGWGPYNVPRDFKASVACQGFSRLAGGDSACSGRLEVRQGRAWVSVCHGHVDLMAAQVVCRELGCGTALALPRAGHFGAAAGPFWDGAFECNGTELLLSACTRQSPQIKNCIQPAAIICSPYTGIQLADGSSDCTGRVEVEARGVWSPLCATAWDLPDAHVLCRHLGCGSAVSLPPPGQFGTGTGTLLHDAFSCSGSERHPGECPMEVLGQPACPPGHTAAINCSGVTEPLRLHGGESWCDGRLELATHPGVWAHVSVGLWDNGTATVACRQLGCGVPEKIYAVPATISGPMELQELRCVGTEELLAHCNTSRMATEPSRSPEELAIACSGECMGRAVGITLPSPEPAQPSHAGSRKLRLAGGPGRCAGRVEVYSEGTWGTICQDTWTLQDATVVCRQLGCGWALEAPGSERFGPGSGTLWLGAGGCSGMEDALWHCLAPLQRGCKHGGSAGAVCSGLLDLQLTGGSSRCRGYLEVLHEGAWGHVCANGTSLATAAAVCHQLGCGTGGSLEAVPAQGSDPAWLSWVSCEEGARSLWRCPSAPWQLQECDPTGITYIACEEDTRDRSEATSPAPALTHSAVLLAEAPRSMSALMVLCVILGTLLSLALAALAVQAHRARAQCQGPSKDAASEVVYEELDYSLMPEYQEVPSSTGSLSKGSGTKLSDHPSDGAEESDVQVSPDPPAQPQHSPSHGYDDAMAVPEVFPSSHTGDAVAQPPDDMGYDDVGVSAMGTSL
- the LOC110391332 gene encoding deleted in malignant brain tumors 1 protein-like isoform X5, coding for MMMPARVLGLLLCVQLCMGSEVLRLVDGGGRCAGRVEVKHKGEWGSVCSYDIQWDEREAGVVCRQLGCGTVAHTSPYAPFGQGKGRIWLHPTFCDGTETTLQDCSNFGWGKHFCGHEWDVGVICTEALELRLVDGRGPCEGRVEVKLRGRWGTVYDNAWNMNDAEVVCQQLGCGSAADTKFTWRVSQVSHPIMMSFVNCNGNEKAIWDCSIKGWGPYNVPRDFKASVACQGFSRLAGGDSACSGRLEVRQGRAWVSVCHGHVDLMAAQVVCRELGCGTALALPRAGHFGAAAGPFWDGAFECNGTELLLSACTRQSPQIKNCIQPAAIICSPYTGIQLADGSSDCTGRVEVEARGVWSPLCATAWDLPDAHVLCRHLGCGSAVSLPPPGQFGTGTGTLLHDAFSCSGSERHPGECPMEVLGQPACPPGHTAAINCSGVTEPLRLHGGESWCDGRLELATHPGVWAHVSVGLWDNGTATVACRQLGCGVPEKIYAVPATISGPMELQELRCVGTEELLAHCNTSRMATEPSRSPEELAIACSGECMGRAVGITLPSPEPAQPSHAGSRKLRLAGGPGRCAGRVEVYSEGTWGTICQDTWTLQDATVVCRQLGCGWALEAPGSERFGPGSGTLWLGAGGCSGMEDALWHCLAPLQRGCKHGGSAGAVCSGPSKDAASEVVYEELDYSLMPEYQEVPSSTGSLSKGSGTKLSDHPSDGAEESDVQVSPDPPAQPQHSPSHGYDDAMAVPEVFPSSHTGDAVAQPPDDMGYDDVGVSAMGTSL
- the LOC110391332 gene encoding scavenger receptor cysteine-rich type 1 protein M130-like isoform X1, translating into MMMPARVLGLLLCVQLCMGSEVLRLVDGGGRCAGRVEVKHKGEWGSVCSYDIQWDEREAGVVCRQLGCGTVAHTSPYAPFGQGKGRIWLHPTFCDGTETTLQDCSNFGWGKHFCGHEWDVGVICTEALELRLVDGRGPCEGRVEVKLRGRWGTVYDNAWNMNDAEVVCQQLGCGSAADTKFTWRVSQVSHPIMMSFVNCNGNEKAIWDCSIKGWGPYNVPRDFKASVACQGFSRLAGGDSACSGRLEVRQGRAWVSVCHGHVDLMAAQVVCRELGCGTALALPRAGHFGAAAGPFWDGAFECNGTELLLSACTRQSPQIKNCIQPAAIICSPYTGIQLADGSSDCTGRVEVEARGVWSPLCATAWDLPDAHVLCRHLGCGSAVSLPPPGQFGTGTGTLLHDAFSCSGSERHPGECPMEVLGQPACPPGHTAAINCSGVTEPLRLHGGESWCDGRLELATHPGVWAHVSVGLWDNGTATVACRQLGCGVPEKIYAVPATISGPMELQELRCVGTEELLAHCNTSRMATEPSRSPEELAIACSGECMGRAVGITLPSPEPAQPSHAGSRKLRLAGGPGRCAGRVEVYSEGTWGTICQDTWTLQDATVVCRQLGCGWALEAPGSERFGPGSGTLWLGAGGCSGMEDALWHCLAPLQRGCKHGGSAGAVCSGLLDLQLTGGSSRCRGYLEVLHEGAWGHVCANGTSLATAAAVCHQLGCGTGGSLEAVPAQGSDPAWLSWVSCEEGARSLWRCPSAPWQLQECDPTGITYIACEEDTRDRSEATSPAPALTHSAVLLAEAPRSMSALMVLCVILGTLLSLALAALAVQAHRARAQCQGPSKDAASEVVYEELDYSLMPEYQEVPSSTGSLSKGSGTKLSDHPSDGAEESDVQVSPDPPAQPQHSPSHGYDDAMAVPEVFPSSHTGDAVAQPPDDMGYDDVGVSAMGTSL
- the LOC110391332 gene encoding antigen WC1.1-like isoform X4, producing the protein MNDAEVVCQQLGCGSAADTKFTWRVSQVSHPIMMSFVNCNGNEKAIWDCSIKGWGPYNVPRDFKASVACQGFSRLAGGDSACSGRLEVRQGRAWVSVCHGHVDLMAAQVVCRELGCGTALALPRAGHFGAAAGPFWDGAFECNGTELLLSACTRQSPQIKNCIQPAAIICSPYTGIQLADGSSDCTGRVEVEARGVWSPLCATAWDLPDAHVLCRHLGCGSAVSLPPPGQFGTGTGTLLHDAFSCSGSERHPGECPMEVLGQPACPPGHTAAINCSGVTEPLRLHGGESWCDGRLELATHPGVWAHVSVGLWDNGTATVACRQLGCGVPEKIYAVPATISGPMELQELRCVGTEELLAHCNTSRMATEPSRSPEELAIACSGECMGRAVGITLPSPEPAQPSHAGSRKLRLAGGPGRCAGRVEVYSEGTWGTICQDTWTLQDATVVCRQLGCGWALEAPGSERFGPGSGTLWLGAGGCSGMEDALWHCLAPLQRGCKHGGSAGAVCSGLLDLQLTGGSSRCRGYLEVLHEGAWGHVCANGTSLATAAAVCHQLGCGTGGSLEAVPAQGSDPAWLSWVSCEEGARSLWRCPSAPWQLQECDPTGITYIACEEDTRDRSEATSPAPALTHSAVLLAEAPRSMSALMVLCVILGTLLSLALAALAVQAHRARAQCQGPSKDAASEVVYEELDYSLMPEYQEVPSSTGSLSKGSGTKLSDHPSDGAEESDVQVSPDPPAQPQHSPSHGYDDAMAVPEVFPSSHTGDAVAQPPDDMGYDDVGVSAMGTSL
- the LOC110391332 gene encoding scavenger receptor cysteine-rich type 1 protein M130-like isoform X2 — encoded protein: MMMPARVLGLLLCVQLCMGSEVLRLVDGGGRCAGRVEVKHKGEWGSVCSYDIQWDEREAGVVCRQLGCGTVAHTSPYAPFGQGKGRIWLHPTFCDGTETTLQDCSNFGWGKHFCGHEWDVGVICTEALELRLVDGRGPCEGRVEVKLRGRWGTVYDNAWNMNDAEVVCQQLGCGSAADTKFTWRVSQVSHPIMMSFVNCNGNEKAIWDCSIKGWGPYNVPRDFKASVACQGFSRLAGGDSACSGRLEVRQGRAWVSVCHGHVDLMAAQVVCRELGCGTALALPRAGHFGAAAGPFWDGAFECNGTELLLSACTRQSPQIKNCIQPAAIICSPYTGIQLADGSSDCTGRVEVEARGVWSPLCATAWDLPDAHVLCRHLGCGSAVSLPPPGQFGTGTGTLLHDAFSCSGSERHPGECPMEVLGQPACPPGHTAAINCSGVTEPLRLHGGESWCDGRLELATHPGVWAHVSVGLWDNGTATVACRQLGCGVPEKIYAVPATISGPMELQELRCVGTEELLAHCNTSRMATEPSRSPEELAIACSGSRKLRLAGGPGRCAGRVEVYSEGTWGTICQDTWTLQDATVVCRQLGCGWALEAPGSERFGPGSGTLWLGAGGCSGMEDALWHCLAPLQRGCKHGGSAGAVCSGLLDLQLTGGSSRCRGYLEVLHEGAWGHVCANGTSLATAAAVCHQLGCGTGGSLEAVPAQGSDPAWLSWVSCEEGARSLWRCPSAPWQLQECDPTGITYIACEEDTRDRSEATSPAPALTHSAVLLAEAPRSMSALMVLCVILGTLLSLALAALAVQAHRARAQCQGPSKDAASEVVYEELDYSLMPEYQEVPSSTGSLSKGSGTKLSDHPSDGAEESDVQVSPDPPAQPQHSPSHGYDDAMAVPEVFPSSHTGDAVAQPPDDMGYDDVGVSAMGTSL